The following are encoded in a window of Brachyhypopomus gauderio isolate BG-103 chromosome 18, BGAUD_0.2, whole genome shotgun sequence genomic DNA:
- the ankhd1 gene encoding ankyrin repeat and KH domain-containing protein 1 isoform X5 — MQDEVAGTAMLTDGFEDEIDSVTPRSPALGMGVGATPGAGLGGLGIGVGGKKVRLFGETGGPAADRLDFKLTAAAVLSSGPGSGSDEDEVSEVESFILDQEDLDNPVLKTASELLLSSAADGADLRTVDPETQARLEALLEAAAFADPEVLRRLTSSVSCALDEAAAALTRMRAENTLNASQADNRSLAEACSDGDVNAVRKLLDEGRSVNEHTEEGESLLCLACSAGYYELAQVLLAMHANVEDRGIKGDITPLMAAASGGYVDIVKLLLVHGADVNAQSSTGNTALTYACAGGFLDVVKVLLKEGANIEDHNENGHTPLMEAASAGHVEVARVLLEYGAGINTHSNEFKESALTLACYKGHLDMVRFLLEAGADQEHKTDEMHTALMEACMDGHVEVARLLLDSGAQVNMPADSFESPLTLAACGGHVELAALLIERGANLEEVNDEGYTPLMEAAREGHEEMVALLLAQGANINAQTEETQETALTLACCGGFLEVADFLIKAGADIELGCSTPLMEAAQEGHLELVKYLLAAGANVHATTATGDTALTYACENGHTDVADVLLQTGADLEHESEGGRTPLMKAARAGHLCTVQFLISKGANVNRATANNDHTVVSLACAGGHLAVVELLLAHGADPTHRLKDGSTMLIEAAKGGHTNVVSYLLDYPSNILSVPAPDLSQLTPPSHDTPQAPRVPFQALAMVVPPQEPDRVPSTIANPPPVSNKGMSKQRMSSLQGNAVGAAGMDADLLPPFHPYQPLECIVEETEGKLNELGQRISAIEKAQLQSLELIQGEPLTKDKIEELKKSREEQVQKKKKILKELQKVERQLQLKTQQQFTKEYMEAKGMREEPGQTAGVESPGTPLPLQATQLGPDGEVGLDDHRQTPADNDEEDEDDDDGDDEDEDDVDYAELPQVDTILYPEEAQPPPPPPPQPHPLQGAPPPPLQTSFVPIQSLAAQQSTDFGSAEYPGSSSPDLQRVTLSQPRSTLGPGLPTQAPDGLMVAAPAQTLTDTLDDIMAAVTSRVPMLNTTTSPIPQPTAQTPINTVSPPSMLPLYPSVDIDAHTESNHDTALTLACAGGHEELVSVLIARGANIEHRDKKGFTPLILAATAGHVGVVEILLDKGGDIEAQSERTKDTPLSLACSGGRQEVVELLLLRGANKEHRNVSDYTPLSLAASGGYVNIIKILLNAGAEINSRTGSKLGISPLMLAAMNGHVPAVKLLLDMGSDINAQIETNRNTALTLACFQGRAEVVSLLLDRKANVEHRAKTGLTPLMEAASGGYAEVGRVLLDKGADVNAPPVPSSRDTALTIAADKGHYKFCELLINRGAHIDVRNKKGNTPLWLAANGGHFDVVQLLVQAGADVDAADNRKITPLMAAFRKGHVKVVQYLVKEVNQFPSDIECMRYIATIADKELLKKCHQCMETIVKAKDQQAAEANKNASILLKELDLEKSREESKKQALAAKREKRKEKRKKKKEEQKKKLEEEEAKVKDVFCEAQDQKEDSAEEVEVPIEPPSATTTTTIGISATSTTFTNAFGKKRANVATTPSTNRKNKKNKTKESPNEPIILQDPQVALAQQKADKNKIHGEPRGGGAPGGTSDSDNLDSTDCNSESSNGSKSQELADLPSSSSSSSSSSAPTGSSQPLPMTEKRQGLSLPTSREEKVTVSISKPQQKTHETICDLTPSSLPSSFKTISLPVSSPNSKMNLTSPKRGQKREEGWKEVVRRSKKLSVPASVVSRIMGRGGCNITAIQDVTGAHIDVDKQKDKNGERMITIRGGTESTRHAVQLINALIQDPAKELEDLIPRNHIRQPGTNTKIGSTYTTSTGATSTTAASSKGLASVVPSSGVSFQASGAAAQQAGKMGKNLAPGVRPPFVSLPPLAYTHPQLALLAAQTMHQIRHPRLPMAQFGGTFTPSPNTWGPFPVRPVSPGSANSSPKHSGGAVPRPSSSAPTSAEHLPPASAATVTPGSSASSPSTAPSNAPTPSSVKKQLFSTEPKSGAGAAIATTAGGCPAAPAPCVPITCAPTTPTTPPPPPAPIAPPSQHPPAPKPEPVASPATASTPAKEKPAAELAVPVPGAPCEGPSSSGPLHFPASPSAQAGLPVQSEGRQQLPMPFTSSAEPSSTTTAPPALSASRPAPPTCSSGALTNTSSTLPHYATPAAPGVSPRMQHPTPYYPMAPGATMQEQQPVFVPQGVTQEPHKQQQAAQPGLAAANMPPPSMQMPSTMGMMNGSQMHLHGGKAQLPPNFGPAALFNHFSSIFDSNQVSNNQVWGACHLPTRTPPEQPYSAPPAYMGGMGQMENTMAPPDGSKAPGYRCTSQRIVSSPIGMHPIDPTGNSISSSTALTSFATSMSASPVFLPGPAPVGTPSFSRQHFSPHPWSSSTSCAKISESPVPSVSSGASSPLCTSTVTPTLIQAKPSSSSHQDRKVPQPIGTERLARIRQTGSVNHTMLPTSYTPPVGQGGIWSFGVGSASEAMSGWSQPLMGGPVMHQQLPEQSAFSQHQAMERDDTGIVAPSNTFHQPMPTNFMDFPKGLPMSMYGGTMIPPHPQMAEAPGGPMYNGLHTTDPAWNPILKVVPNSAENTDPQQVWPGTWAPHVGNVHLNHVN, encoded by the exons GTGGAGTCTTTCATCCTGGACCAGGAGGACTTGGACAATCCCGTACTGAAGACAGCGTCCGAGCTCCTCCTGTCCAGCGCGGCAGACGGCGCCGATCTGCGGACGGTAGACCCAGAGACGCAGGCCCGGCTGGAGGCCCTGCTGGAAGCGGCAG CCTTCGCAGATCCCGAGGTCCTGCGGCGACTGACGTCCTCGGTGAGCTGCGCGCTGGACGAAGCCGCCGCCGCCCTGACCCGCATGAGGGCCGAGAACACGCTCAACGCCAGCCAGGCAGACAA CCGCAGCCTGGCGGAGGCCTGCTCCGACGGGGACGTGAACGCCGTGCGCAAGCTGCTGGACGAGGGCCGCAGCGTCAACGAGCACacggaggagggagagagcctGCTGTGTCTGGCCTGCTCCGCTGGATACTATGAGCTCGCACAG GTTTTACTCGCCATGCATGCTAACGTAGAGGACCGAGGCATCAAAGGAGACATCACGCCCCTCATGGCAGCTGCTAGTGGTGGTTACGTAGACATCGTCAAACTGCTCCTGGTGCACGGAGCAGACGTCAACGCACAGTCCTCCACAG GCAACACGGCGCTCACGTACGCCTGCGCCGGCGGCTTCCTGGACGTGGTGAAGGTCCTGCTGAAGGAGGGGGCCAACATCGAGGACCACAACGAGAACGGCCACACGCCGCTGATGGAGGCGGCCAGCGCGGGTCACGTGGAGGTGGCACGCGTGCTGCTGGAGTACGGCGCCGGCATCAACACGCACTCCAACGAGTTCAAGGAGAGCGCGCTCACGCTGGCCTGCTACAAAG GGCACCTGGACATGGTGCGGTTTCTCTTGGAGGCAGGGGCCGACCAGGAACACAAGACAGACGAGATGCACACGGCGCTCATGGAGGCCTGCATG GACGGGCACGTGGAGGTGGCACGGCTGCTGTTGGACAGTGGCGCGCAGGTCAACATGCCCGCCGACTCCTTCGAGTCTCCGCTGACGCTGGCGGCGTGCGGGGGCCACGTGGAGCTGGCGGCCCTGCTGATCGAGAGGGGGGccaacctggaggaggtgaacGACGAGGGCTACACGCCTCTCATGGAGGCCGCACGGGAGGGCCACGAGGAGATGGTGGCTCTGCTTCTGGCACAAG GTGCTAACATCAACGCGCAGACGGAGGAGACGCAAGAGACGGCCCTGACCCTGGCCTGCTGCGGCGGCTTCCTGGAGGTAGCCGACTTCCTCATCAAAGCCGGTGCGGACATCGAGCTGGGCTGCTCCACTCCCCTCATGGAGGCTGCGCAGGAGGGCCATCTAGAGCTGGTCAAGTACCTGCTGGCAGCCG GCGCTAATGTCCACGCCACCACAGCCACGGGGGACACGGCGCTCACGTACGCCTGCGAGAACGGACACACGGACGTGGCCGACGTGCTGCTCCAAACCGGGGCGGATCTG gagCACGAGTCAGAAGGTGGGAGGACTCCACTGATGAAAGCAGCCAGAGCAGGGCACCTGTGCACTGTGCAGTTCTTAATCAGTAAAG gtgctaATGTTAACAGAGCCACAGCCAATAACGACCACACGGTGGTGTCTCTGGCCTGCGCCGGGGGCCACCTGGCTGTGGTGGAGCTGTTGCTGGCACACGGTGCAGATCCCACACACAGACTGAAG GATGGCTCCACCATGCTGATTGAAGCTGCTAAGGGTGGTCACACTAACGTGGTGTCCTACTTGCTCGACTACCCAAGCAACATTCTGTCAGTGCCGGCACCGGACCTGTCCCAGCTCACGCCCCCCTCGCACGACACGCCTCAG GCTCCTCGAGTCCCATTCCAAGCCCTGGCCATGGTTGTACCCCCCCAGGAGCCAGACAGGGTGCCCTCCACCATCGCCAACCCCCCACCAGTCTCGAACAAAG GTATGTCCAAGCAGAGGATGAGCTCTCTGCAGGGTAACGCGGTTGGCGCGGCGGGCATGGACGCCGACCTGCTGCCCCCTTTCCACCCGTACCAGCCCTTGGAGTGCATCGTGGAGGAAACCGAGGGCAAACTCAACGAGCTGGGCCAGCGCATCAGCGCCATCGAGAAGGCCCAGCTGCAGTCGCTGGAGCTGATCCAGGGCGAGCCGCTCACCAAAGACAAGATCGAGGAGCTGAAGAAGAGCCGCGAGGAGCAGgtgcagaagaagaagaagatccTCAAGGAGCTGCAGAAGGTGGAGCGGCAGCTGCAGCTGAAGACGCAGCAGCAGTTCACCAAAGAGTACATGGAGGCCAAGGGCATGAGGGAGGAGCCGGGCCAGACGGCAGGGGTGGAGTCGCCCGGCACGCCCCTGCCCCTCCAGGCCACGCAGCTGGGCCCCGACGGCGAGGTGGGCCTGGACGACCACCGCCAGACCCCCGCGGACAACGAcgaggaggacgaggacgacGACGACGGAGATGACGAAGACGAGGATGATGTGGACTACGCCGAGCTACCGCAAGTGGACACCATCCTGTACCCAGAAGAGGCACAGCCgccgccccctcctccccctcagccCCACCCCCTGCAGGGTGCCCCGCCTCCTCCTCTGCAGACCAGCTTCGTCCCTATCCAGTCCCTGGCCGCACAGCAGTCCACGGACTTCGGCAGCGCCGAGTACCCGGGCAGCAGCAGCCCAGACCTGCAGAGGGTGACGCTGAGCCAGCCACGGTCCACCCTGGGGCCCGGGCTCCCCACGCAGGCGCCCGACGGCCTCATGGTGGCCGCGCCCGCACAGACGCTCACAGACACGCTGGACGACATCATGGCAG CAGTGACCAGCAGAGTGCCTATGTTAAACACTACGACCTCACCCATACCTCAGCCCACAGCACAGACGCCCATCAACACTGTCTCCCCACCCTCCATGCTCCCGCTCTACCCATCCGTAGACATCGACGCACAC acgGAGAGCAATCACGACACGGCTCTGACTCTGGCCTGTGCGGGCGGCCACGAGGAGCTAGTGTCTGTGCTCATTGCGCGCGGGGCCAACATCGAGCATCGGGACAAGAAGG GGTTCACTCCTCTTATCCTGGCTGCCACCGCGGGTCACGTTGGCGTCGTAGAGATCCTCCTGGACAAGGGAGGAGACATCGAGGCCCAGTCTGAGAGGACCAAAGACACCCCTCTCTCCCTGGCTTGCTCAGGTGGCAGACAAGAG GTGGTGGAACTTTTGCTTCTTCGTGGTGCCAACAAAGAGCACCGCAACGTGTCCGACTACACCCCTCTTAGTCTCGCCGCCTCAGGGGGCTACGTCAATATAATCAAGATCCTCCTCAATGCTGGAGCTGAGATCAACTCCAG GACGGGCAGTAAGCTGGGCATCTCTCCCCTGATGCTGGCGGCCATGAACGGCCACGTTCCTGCCGTCAAGCTGCTGCTGGACATGGGGTCCGACATCAACGCGCAGATCGAGACCAACCGCAACACGGCGCTGACGCTGGCCTGCTTCCAGGGCCGGGCCGAGGTGGTCAGCCTGCTGCTCGACCGCAAAGCTAACGTGGAGCACCGTGCCAAG ACGGGACTCACCCCTCTAATGGAGGCTGCATCCGGCGGCTACGCCGAAGTTGGCCGGGTGCTGCTGGATAAAGGTGCGGACGTCAACGCTCCACCTGTCCCCTCGTCACGCGACACAGCCCTCACCATCGCTGCCGACAAGGGCCATTACAAGTTCTGCGAGCTACTCATCAACAG GGGAGCTCACATCGATGTTCGCAATAAGAAGGGGAACACTCCTTTGTGGTTGGCTGCAAACGGGGGCCATTTTGATGTAGTGCAGCTGCTGGTGCAGGCGGGAGCCGATGTTGATGCAGCGGACAACCGCAAGATCACCCCTCTCATGGCCGCGTTCCGTAAG GGGCATGTGAAAGTGGTCCAGTACTTGGTGAAGGAGGTGAATCAGTTCCCCTCTGATATCGAGTGCATGAGATACATTGCCACCATTGCAGACAAG GAGTTGCTGAAGAAGTGTCATCAGTGCATGGAGACCATCGTCAAAGCCAAAGACCAGCAGGCTGCTGAGGCTAACAAGAACGCCAGCATTCTGCTCAAAGAGCTTGATCTTGAGAAG TCCCGTGAAGAAAGCAAAAAACAAGCCCTGGCAGCGAAGCGAGAGAAGCGCAAAGAGAAAcgcaagaagaagaaggaggagcaGAAGAAGAAactggaagaggaggaggcgaAAGTGAAGGACGTGTTTTGTGAGGCACAGGACCAGAAGGAGGATTCTGCTGAAG AGGTGGAGGTCCCCATCGAGCCCCCGAGcgccacaaccaccaccaccatcggCATCTCCGCCACCTCCACTACCTTCACCAACGCCTTTGGCAAGAAACGCGCCAACGTGGCTACCACACCGAGCACCAACCGCAAGAACAAAAAGAATAAGACCAAGGAGTCCCCCAACGAGCCCATAATCCTGCAGGACCCACAGGTGGCGCTGGCACAGCAGAAGGCCGACAAAAACAAGATCCACGGCGAACCGCGGGGCGGCGGGGCGCCAGGCGGCACCAGCGACTCGGACAACCTGGACAGCACCGACTGCAACAGCGAGAGCAGCAACGGTAGCAAGAGCCAGGAGCTGGCAGACCTGCCGTCCTCATCCTcgtcctcatcttcctcctcagcCCCTACAGGGTCCAGCCAGCCTCTCCCCATGACTGAGAAGAGGCAGGGCCTGTCGCTGCCCACCTCTCGAGAGGAGAAGGTCACCGTGTCCATCTCCAAACCGCAGCAGAA AACTCATGAGACCATTTGTGACTTGACCCCCAGTTCCCTGCCCTCTTCGTTCAAGACCATTTCACTGCCCGTGTCCTCACCCAACAGTAAGATGAACCTCACCAGTCCCAAAAGGGGccagaagagagaggaagggtggAAAGAGGTCGTGCGAAG GTCAAAGAAGCTCTCGGTCCCAGCCTCTGTCGTGTCCCGCATCATGGGGAGAGGAGGCTGTAATATCACAGCCATTCAAGACGTGACCGGTGCACACATAGACGTCGACAAACAGAAGGACAAGAACGGCGAGAGAATGATCACcatcag AGGTGGCACAGAGTCAACACGGCACGCCGTCCAGCTGATCAATGCGCTGATCCAGGACCCTGCCAAAGAGTTGGAAGACCTGATCCCTCGCAACCACATCCGTCAACCCGGCACCAATACCAAAATTggctccacctacaccacctccacagggGCCACCAGCACCACGGCGGCCAGTTCGAAGGGTCTCGCGTCGGTGGTGCCCTCGTCCGGCGTGTCCTTCCAGGCCTCCGGCGCCGCGGCACAGCAGGCGGGCAAAATGGGCAAGAACCTGGCGCCCGGCGTCAGGCCCCCGTTCGTCTCCCTTCCGCCGCTTGCCTACACGCACCCCCAGCTGGCCCTGCTGGCAGCCCAGACCATGCACCAGATCCGCCACCCCCGCCTGCCCATGGCGCAGTTCGGCGGCACCTTCACGCCCTCGCCCAACACGTGGGGCCCCTTCCCCGTGCGTCCGGTCAGCCCCGGTAGCGCCAACAGCTCCCCCAAGCACAGCGGCGGCGCCGTCCCCCGCCCTtccagctccgcccccaccagCGCAGAGCACCTGCCCCCCGCCTCGGCTGCCACCGTCACCCCCGGctcctccgcctcctcccccAGCACGGCCCCCTCCAAcgcccccacaccctcctccgTCAAGAAGCAGCTCTTCTCCACCGAGCCCAAATCTGGGGCCGGGGCCGCCATAGCCACCACCGCCGGCGGCTGCCCCGCCGCTCCGGCCCCTTGCGTCCCCATCACCTGCGCTCCCACCACTCCCACGACCCCTCCTCCTCCGCCCGCCCCCATCGCTCCACCCTCACAGCATCCCCCGGCCCCGAAGCCGGAGCCCGTCGCCAGCCCCGCCACTGCCAGCACGCCCGCCAAGGAGAAGCCGGCGGCCGAGCTCGCCGTTCCCGTTCCCGGCGCCCCGTGCGAGGGGCCGAGTTCCTCGGGCCCCCTGCACTTCCCCGCGTCTCCCTCCGCGCAGGCGGGGCTGCCCGTGCAAAGCGAAGGCAGGCAGCAGCTGCCCATGCCCTTCACCTCGAGTGCAGAGCCcagctccaccaccaccgccccACCCGCCCTCTCCGCCTCTCGcccagctccgcccacctgcaGCAGCGGCGCgctcaccaacaccagcagcacGTTACCTCACTACGCCACGCCCGCCGCGCCCGGCGTCTCACCCCGCATGCAGCACCCGACTCCTTACTACCCCATGGCGCCCGGGGCCACCATGCAGGAGCAGCAGCCCGTGTTCGTGCCTCAGGGCGTAACGCAGGAGCCCCACAAGCAGCAGCAGGCCGCCCAGCCCGGCCTGGCCGCCGCCAATATGCCGCCCCCCTCCATGCAGATGCCCTCCACCATGGGCATGATGAACGGCTCCCAGATGCACCTCCACGGCGGGAAGGCCCAGCTGCCGCCCAACTTTGGCCCCGCAGCCCTTTTTAATCACTTCAGCAGCATCTTCGATAGCAACCAGGTGAGCAACAACCAGGTGTGGGGGGCCTGCCACCTTCCCACGCGCACTCCGCCAGAACAGCCCTACAGCGCCCCTCCTGCCTACATGGGAGGGATGGGGCAAATGGAGAACACCATGGCGCCTCCAGATGGCTCCAAAGCTCCAGGGTATCGCTGCACCTCCCAGAGAATAGTCTCCAGCCCCATTG GAATGCACCCAATAGACCCCACAGGCAATTCCATCTCCTCTTCTACCGCGCTTACCAGCTTTGCCACGAGCATGTCCGCCAGCCCCGTGTTCCTGCCCGGCCCGGCCCCCGTGGGCACACCCTCCTTCAGCCGCCAGCACTTCTCCCCTCACCCCTGGAGCTCCTCCACATCTTGTGCGAAAATAA GTGAGTCTCCGGTGCCCTCCGTGTCGTCCGGCGCGTCCTCCCCCCTCTGCACGTCCACTGTGACCCCCACGCTGATCCAGGCCAAGCCCAGCAGCTCCAGCCACCAGGACCGTAAAGTGCCCCAGCCCATTGGAACCGAGCGCCTGGCTCGCATCCGGCAGACAGGCTCCGTTAACCACACCATGCTGCCCACCAGCTACACACCGCCGGTCGGACAGGGCGGCATCTGGTCTTTTGGAGTGGGCAGTGCCTCCG AGGCGATGTCGGGCTGGTCTCAGCCACTGATGGGAGGGCCCGTCATGCACCAGCAGCTCCCAGAGCAGTCGGCCTTCTCCCAGCACCAGGCTATGGAGCGAGATGACACGGGCATCGTGGCTCCCTCAAACACCTTCCACCAGCCTATGCCCACTAACTTCATGGATTTccctaag GGGTTGCCGATGTCGATGTATGGTGGAACAATgatcccaccccacccacagatGGCTGAAGCTCCTGGAGGCCCCATGTACAATGGGCTCCACACCACTGACCCTGCCTGGAACCCCATCCTGAAAGTCGTACCCAACTCTGCTGAGAATACAGACCCGCAGCAG GTCTGGCCTGGGACTTGGGCCCCGCACGTTGGAAATGTGCATCTGAATCATGTCAACTAA